The proteins below are encoded in one region of Coffea arabica cultivar ET-39 chromosome 4c, Coffea Arabica ET-39 HiFi, whole genome shotgun sequence:
- the LOC140003740 gene encoding very-long-chain aldehyde decarbonylase CER3-like isoform X3, with product MEGEKVTTLIQARITIPDKRTAFSGTTTAPLFAWPWEHYGNYKYLFYVALLAKYLYPTTTTEEGTEGSSWCLHILLLFLLRGLLYQLWSSYDYMFFLNRTRRISEEGIDFKQIDAEWNWDNFLILHAIVAVLAYWSFPSLTNLPLWDGRGIFCCLALHIGVSEPVYYWLHRLLHSPNLFTDYHWLHHSSKVSHPFTAGHATFLEHLVLCIVIGVPILGTVFIGYGSISILYSYVLLFDMLRCLGHSNVEVIPHHLFENIPLLRYLVYTPTYHNIHHMDMRTNFCLFMPVYDILGKTINTRYWDLHKEISSRKKTSAPGFVFLGHVVDIMAALHTPFVFRSFNSIPFSKKFFLFPFWPPTFLVMLAMWAKSKTFLVSFYNLRGRLHQTWVVPRFGFQYFLPFAADGINKQIEEAILRADRLGVKVISLAALNKNESLNGGGTLFINKHPDLKVRVAHGNTLTAAVILNEIPRDVNEVFLTGSTSKLGRAIALYLARRRVRVLDLIHMQMLTQSTERFLKIQKEAPEELQKFLVQVTKYQAAKQCKTWIIGKWTTPREQSWAPSGTHFHQFVVPPVIPFRRDCTFGKLAAMRLPEDVEGLGSCEYTMERGVVHACHAGGVVHFLEGWKHHEVGAIDVDQIDVVWKAALRHGLKPMQISPAIGG from the exons ATGGAGGGAGAAAAGGTTACTACATTGATTCAAGCAAGGATAACAATCCCAGATAAAAGAACTGCTTTTTCTGGGACAACGACTGCTCCCCTGTTTGCCTGGCCATGGGAACACTATGGCAATTACAAG TACTTGTTTTACGTGGCACTTCTTGCAAAATACTTGTATCCTACTACTACAACTGAAGAAGGCACCGAGGGGAGTAGTTGGTGCTTACATATTCTACTCTTGTTCCTCCTAAGAGGTCTCCTTTATCAACTGTGGAGCTCTTATGATTATATGTTTTTCCTCAATCGAACCCGCCGGATTTCTGAAGAGGGCATTGATTTTAAGCAAATTGATGCAGAATGGAATTG GGATAATTTCTTAATTCTTCATGCTATTGTGGCTGTGCTGGCCTATTGGAGCTTCCCATCTCTAACCAATCTTCCCCTCTGGGATGGAAGGGGTATTTTTTGTTGTCTTGCACTCCACATTGGGGTCTCGGAGCCAGTTTATTATTGGCTACATAGATTACTGCATTCCCCAAATCTCTTCACAGATTACCATTGGCTACATCACAGCTCTAAAGTTTCACATCCGTTCAcag CTGGACATGCAACATTTCTTGAACATCTGGTACTATGTATAGTTATAGGAGTACCAATCTTGGGCACTGTCTTTATCGGCTATGGATCAATAAGCATACTGTACAGTTATGTTTTGCTTTTTGATATGCTCAGATGCTTGGGACATAGCAATGTGGAAGTTATTCCTCATCATCTTTTTGAGAATATTCCACTTCTCAGATATCTTGTTTATACTCCTAC ATACCATAATATACACCACATGGACATGAGAACAAATTTCTGCCTCTTCATGCCAGTTTATGATATATTGGGAAAGACAATAAACACTCGTTATTGGGATCTCCACAAAGAAATAAGCTCAAGGAAAA AAACAAGTGCACCAGGGTTTGTTTTTCTTGGCCACGTCGTGGATATAATGGCTGCATTGcacactccatttgttttccgaTCATTCAATTCCATACCTTTTAGCAAAAAGTTCTTCCTGTTTCCTTTCTGGCCTCCTACCTTTTTAGTAATGCTTGCCATGTGGGCCAAGTCCAAGACATTTTTGGTCAGTTTTTACAATCTCAGAGGCAGACTGCACCAGACATGGGTTGTGCCAAGGTTTGGTTTCCAG tatttcttaccttttGCTGCAGACGGCATAAACAAGCAAATCGAAGAAGCCATCCTTAGAGCGGATAGACTTGGTGTCAAGGTCATTAGCCTTGCCGCACTAAACAAG AATGAAAGTCTGAATGGAGGTGGAACGCTGTTTATTAACAAGCATCCTGATCTTAAAGTTCGGGTCGCCCACGGAAACACCTTGACTGCTGCTGTGATCCTAAACGAGATTCCTCGAGATGTTAATGAGGTGTTCTTGACAGGTTCAACTTCAAAACTGGGAAGGGCCATTGCCCTCTATCTGGCTCGTCGAAGGGTCAGGGTTCTG GACCTTATACATATGCAGATGCTTACACAATCCACGGAGAGATTCCTAAAAATCCAAAAGGAAGCTCCCGAGGAACTCCAGAAGTTTCTTGTTCAAGTAACCAAGTATCAAGCAGCTAAGCAGTGCAAG ACATGGAttattggaaagtggactactcCTCGGGAACAAAGTTGGGCGCCATCAGGGACACATTTTCATCAGTTTGTGGTTCCCCCCGTCATTCCTTTCCGCAGGGATTGTACTTTCGGGAAGTTAGCAGCGATGAGACTTCCAGAAGATGTAGAGGGCCTTGGATCATGCGAG TACACAATGGAAAGAGGTGTAGTTCATGCTTGCCATGCCGGTGGGGTGGTTCATTTTCTTGAAGGTTGGAAACACCATGAGGTGGGAGCTATCGATGTTGATCAGATTGATGTTGTGTGGAAAGCTGCCTTGAGGCATGGCCTCAAGCCCATGCAG ATAAGTCCTGCAATTGGGGGATAA
- the LOC140003740 gene encoding very-long-chain aldehyde decarbonylase CER3-like isoform X1, with translation MEGEKVTTLIQARITIPDKRTAFSGTTTAPLFAWPWEHYGNYKYLFYVALLAKYLYPTTTTEEGTEGSSWCLHILLLFLLRGLLYQLWSSYDYMFFLNRTRRISEEGIDFKQIDAEWNWDNFLILHAIVAVLAYWSFPSLTNLPLWDGRGIFCCLALHIGVSEPVYYWLHRLLHSPNLFTDYHWLHHSSKVSHPFTAGHATFLEHLVLCIVIGVPILGTVFIGYGSISILYSYVLLFDMLRCLGHSNVEVIPHHLFENIPLLRYLVYTPTYHNIHHMDMRTNFCLFMPVYDILGKTINTRYWDLHKEISSRKKTSAPGFVFLGHVVDIMAALHTPFVFRSFNSIPFSKKFFLFPFWPPTFLVMLAMWAKSKTFLVSFYNLRGRLHQTWVVPRFGFQYFLPFAADGINKQIEEAILRADRLGVKVISLAALNKNESLNGGGTLFINKHPDLKVRVAHGNTLTAAVILNEIPRDVNEVFLTGSTSKLGRAIALYLARRRVRVLDLIHMQMLTQSTERFLKIQKEAPEELQKFLVQVTKYQAAKQCKTWIIGKWTTPREQSWAPSGTHFHQFVVPPVIPFRRDCTFGKLAAMRLPEDVEGLGSCEYTMERGVVHACHAGGVVHFLEGWKHHEVGAIDVDQIDVVWKAALRHGLKPMQNFIVDKSCNWGISQ, from the exons ATGGAGGGAGAAAAGGTTACTACATTGATTCAAGCAAGGATAACAATCCCAGATAAAAGAACTGCTTTTTCTGGGACAACGACTGCTCCCCTGTTTGCCTGGCCATGGGAACACTATGGCAATTACAAG TACTTGTTTTACGTGGCACTTCTTGCAAAATACTTGTATCCTACTACTACAACTGAAGAAGGCACCGAGGGGAGTAGTTGGTGCTTACATATTCTACTCTTGTTCCTCCTAAGAGGTCTCCTTTATCAACTGTGGAGCTCTTATGATTATATGTTTTTCCTCAATCGAACCCGCCGGATTTCTGAAGAGGGCATTGATTTTAAGCAAATTGATGCAGAATGGAATTG GGATAATTTCTTAATTCTTCATGCTATTGTGGCTGTGCTGGCCTATTGGAGCTTCCCATCTCTAACCAATCTTCCCCTCTGGGATGGAAGGGGTATTTTTTGTTGTCTTGCACTCCACATTGGGGTCTCGGAGCCAGTTTATTATTGGCTACATAGATTACTGCATTCCCCAAATCTCTTCACAGATTACCATTGGCTACATCACAGCTCTAAAGTTTCACATCCGTTCAcag CTGGACATGCAACATTTCTTGAACATCTGGTACTATGTATAGTTATAGGAGTACCAATCTTGGGCACTGTCTTTATCGGCTATGGATCAATAAGCATACTGTACAGTTATGTTTTGCTTTTTGATATGCTCAGATGCTTGGGACATAGCAATGTGGAAGTTATTCCTCATCATCTTTTTGAGAATATTCCACTTCTCAGATATCTTGTTTATACTCCTAC ATACCATAATATACACCACATGGACATGAGAACAAATTTCTGCCTCTTCATGCCAGTTTATGATATATTGGGAAAGACAATAAACACTCGTTATTGGGATCTCCACAAAGAAATAAGCTCAAGGAAAA AAACAAGTGCACCAGGGTTTGTTTTTCTTGGCCACGTCGTGGATATAATGGCTGCATTGcacactccatttgttttccgaTCATTCAATTCCATACCTTTTAGCAAAAAGTTCTTCCTGTTTCCTTTCTGGCCTCCTACCTTTTTAGTAATGCTTGCCATGTGGGCCAAGTCCAAGACATTTTTGGTCAGTTTTTACAATCTCAGAGGCAGACTGCACCAGACATGGGTTGTGCCAAGGTTTGGTTTCCAG tatttcttaccttttGCTGCAGACGGCATAAACAAGCAAATCGAAGAAGCCATCCTTAGAGCGGATAGACTTGGTGTCAAGGTCATTAGCCTTGCCGCACTAAACAAG AATGAAAGTCTGAATGGAGGTGGAACGCTGTTTATTAACAAGCATCCTGATCTTAAAGTTCGGGTCGCCCACGGAAACACCTTGACTGCTGCTGTGATCCTAAACGAGATTCCTCGAGATGTTAATGAGGTGTTCTTGACAGGTTCAACTTCAAAACTGGGAAGGGCCATTGCCCTCTATCTGGCTCGTCGAAGGGTCAGGGTTCTG GACCTTATACATATGCAGATGCTTACACAATCCACGGAGAGATTCCTAAAAATCCAAAAGGAAGCTCCCGAGGAACTCCAGAAGTTTCTTGTTCAAGTAACCAAGTATCAAGCAGCTAAGCAGTGCAAG ACATGGAttattggaaagtggactactcCTCGGGAACAAAGTTGGGCGCCATCAGGGACACATTTTCATCAGTTTGTGGTTCCCCCCGTCATTCCTTTCCGCAGGGATTGTACTTTCGGGAAGTTAGCAGCGATGAGACTTCCAGAAGATGTAGAGGGCCTTGGATCATGCGAG TACACAATGGAAAGAGGTGTAGTTCATGCTTGCCATGCCGGTGGGGTGGTTCATTTTCTTGAAGGTTGGAAACACCATGAGGTGGGAGCTATCGATGTTGATCAGATTGATGTTGTGTGGAAAGCTGCCTTGAGGCATGGCCTCAAGCCCATGCAG AATTTTATTGTAGATAAGTCCTGCAATTGGGGGATAAGTCAGTAG
- the LOC140003740 gene encoding very-long-chain aldehyde decarbonylase CER3-like isoform X4, with protein sequence MEGEKVTTLIQARITIPDKRTAFSGTTTAPLFAWPWEHYGNYKYLFYVALLAKYLYPTTTTEEGTEGSSWCLHILLLFLLRGLLYQLWSSYDYMFFLNRTRRISEEGIDFKQIDAEWNWDNFLILHAIVAVLAYWSFPSLTNLPLWDGRGIFCCLALHIGVSEPVYYWLHRLLHSPNLFTDYHWLHHSSKVSHPFTAGHATFLEHLVLCIVIGVPILGTVFIGYGSISILYSYVLLFDMLRCLGHSNVEVIPHHLFENIPLLRYLVYTPTYHNIHHMDMRTNFCLFMPVYDILGKTINTRYWDLHKEISSRKKTSAPGFVFLGHVVDIMAALHTPFVFRSFNSIPFSKKFFLFPFWPPTFLVMLAMWAKSKTFLVSFYNLRGRLHQTWVVPRFGFQYFLPFAADGINKQIEEAILRADRLGVKVISLAALNKNESLNGGGTLFINKHPDLKVRVAHGNTLTAAVILNEIPRDVNEVFLTGSTSKLGRAIALYLARRRVRVLMLTQSTERFLKIQKEAPEELQKFLVQVTKYQAAKQCKTWIIGKWTTPREQSWAPSGTHFHQFVVPPVIPFRRDCTFGKLAAMRLPEDVEGLGSCEYTMERGVVHACHAGGVVHFLEGWKHHEVGAIDVDQIDVVWKAALRHGLKPMQISPAIGG encoded by the exons ATGGAGGGAGAAAAGGTTACTACATTGATTCAAGCAAGGATAACAATCCCAGATAAAAGAACTGCTTTTTCTGGGACAACGACTGCTCCCCTGTTTGCCTGGCCATGGGAACACTATGGCAATTACAAG TACTTGTTTTACGTGGCACTTCTTGCAAAATACTTGTATCCTACTACTACAACTGAAGAAGGCACCGAGGGGAGTAGTTGGTGCTTACATATTCTACTCTTGTTCCTCCTAAGAGGTCTCCTTTATCAACTGTGGAGCTCTTATGATTATATGTTTTTCCTCAATCGAACCCGCCGGATTTCTGAAGAGGGCATTGATTTTAAGCAAATTGATGCAGAATGGAATTG GGATAATTTCTTAATTCTTCATGCTATTGTGGCTGTGCTGGCCTATTGGAGCTTCCCATCTCTAACCAATCTTCCCCTCTGGGATGGAAGGGGTATTTTTTGTTGTCTTGCACTCCACATTGGGGTCTCGGAGCCAGTTTATTATTGGCTACATAGATTACTGCATTCCCCAAATCTCTTCACAGATTACCATTGGCTACATCACAGCTCTAAAGTTTCACATCCGTTCAcag CTGGACATGCAACATTTCTTGAACATCTGGTACTATGTATAGTTATAGGAGTACCAATCTTGGGCACTGTCTTTATCGGCTATGGATCAATAAGCATACTGTACAGTTATGTTTTGCTTTTTGATATGCTCAGATGCTTGGGACATAGCAATGTGGAAGTTATTCCTCATCATCTTTTTGAGAATATTCCACTTCTCAGATATCTTGTTTATACTCCTAC ATACCATAATATACACCACATGGACATGAGAACAAATTTCTGCCTCTTCATGCCAGTTTATGATATATTGGGAAAGACAATAAACACTCGTTATTGGGATCTCCACAAAGAAATAAGCTCAAGGAAAA AAACAAGTGCACCAGGGTTTGTTTTTCTTGGCCACGTCGTGGATATAATGGCTGCATTGcacactccatttgttttccgaTCATTCAATTCCATACCTTTTAGCAAAAAGTTCTTCCTGTTTCCTTTCTGGCCTCCTACCTTTTTAGTAATGCTTGCCATGTGGGCCAAGTCCAAGACATTTTTGGTCAGTTTTTACAATCTCAGAGGCAGACTGCACCAGACATGGGTTGTGCCAAGGTTTGGTTTCCAG tatttcttaccttttGCTGCAGACGGCATAAACAAGCAAATCGAAGAAGCCATCCTTAGAGCGGATAGACTTGGTGTCAAGGTCATTAGCCTTGCCGCACTAAACAAG AATGAAAGTCTGAATGGAGGTGGAACGCTGTTTATTAACAAGCATCCTGATCTTAAAGTTCGGGTCGCCCACGGAAACACCTTGACTGCTGCTGTGATCCTAAACGAGATTCCTCGAGATGTTAATGAGGTGTTCTTGACAGGTTCAACTTCAAAACTGGGAAGGGCCATTGCCCTCTATCTGGCTCGTCGAAGGGTCAGGGTTCTG ATGCTTACACAATCCACGGAGAGATTCCTAAAAATCCAAAAGGAAGCTCCCGAGGAACTCCAGAAGTTTCTTGTTCAAGTAACCAAGTATCAAGCAGCTAAGCAGTGCAAG ACATGGAttattggaaagtggactactcCTCGGGAACAAAGTTGGGCGCCATCAGGGACACATTTTCATCAGTTTGTGGTTCCCCCCGTCATTCCTTTCCGCAGGGATTGTACTTTCGGGAAGTTAGCAGCGATGAGACTTCCAGAAGATGTAGAGGGCCTTGGATCATGCGAG TACACAATGGAAAGAGGTGTAGTTCATGCTTGCCATGCCGGTGGGGTGGTTCATTTTCTTGAAGGTTGGAAACACCATGAGGTGGGAGCTATCGATGTTGATCAGATTGATGTTGTGTGGAAAGCTGCCTTGAGGCATGGCCTCAAGCCCATGCAG ATAAGTCCTGCAATTGGGGGATAA
- the LOC140003740 gene encoding very-long-chain aldehyde decarbonylase CER3-like isoform X2 — protein sequence MEGEKVTTLIQARITIPDKRTAFSGTTTAPLFAWPWEHYGNYKYLFYVALLAKYLYPTTTTEEGTEGSSWCLHILLLFLLRGLLYQLWSSYDYMFFLNRTRRISEEGIDFKQIDAEWNWDNFLILHAIVAVLAYWSFPSLTNLPLWDGRGIFCCLALHIGVSEPVYYWLHRLLHSPNLFTDYHWLHHSSKVSHPFTAGHATFLEHLVLCIVIGVPILGTVFIGYGSISILYSYVLLFDMLRCLGHSNVEVIPHHLFENIPLLRYLVYTPTYHNIHHMDMRTNFCLFMPVYDILGKTINTRYWDLHKEISSRKKTSAPGFVFLGHVVDIMAALHTPFVFRSFNSIPFSKKFFLFPFWPPTFLVMLAMWAKSKTFLVSFYNLRGRLHQTWVVPRFGFQYFLPFAADGINKQIEEAILRADRLGVKVISLAALNKNESLNGGGTLFINKHPDLKVRVAHGNTLTAAVILNEIPRDVNEVFLTGSTSKLGRAIALYLARRRVRVLMLTQSTERFLKIQKEAPEELQKFLVQVTKYQAAKQCKTWIIGKWTTPREQSWAPSGTHFHQFVVPPVIPFRRDCTFGKLAAMRLPEDVEGLGSCEYTMERGVVHACHAGGVVHFLEGWKHHEVGAIDVDQIDVVWKAALRHGLKPMQNFIVDKSCNWGISQ from the exons ATGGAGGGAGAAAAGGTTACTACATTGATTCAAGCAAGGATAACAATCCCAGATAAAAGAACTGCTTTTTCTGGGACAACGACTGCTCCCCTGTTTGCCTGGCCATGGGAACACTATGGCAATTACAAG TACTTGTTTTACGTGGCACTTCTTGCAAAATACTTGTATCCTACTACTACAACTGAAGAAGGCACCGAGGGGAGTAGTTGGTGCTTACATATTCTACTCTTGTTCCTCCTAAGAGGTCTCCTTTATCAACTGTGGAGCTCTTATGATTATATGTTTTTCCTCAATCGAACCCGCCGGATTTCTGAAGAGGGCATTGATTTTAAGCAAATTGATGCAGAATGGAATTG GGATAATTTCTTAATTCTTCATGCTATTGTGGCTGTGCTGGCCTATTGGAGCTTCCCATCTCTAACCAATCTTCCCCTCTGGGATGGAAGGGGTATTTTTTGTTGTCTTGCACTCCACATTGGGGTCTCGGAGCCAGTTTATTATTGGCTACATAGATTACTGCATTCCCCAAATCTCTTCACAGATTACCATTGGCTACATCACAGCTCTAAAGTTTCACATCCGTTCAcag CTGGACATGCAACATTTCTTGAACATCTGGTACTATGTATAGTTATAGGAGTACCAATCTTGGGCACTGTCTTTATCGGCTATGGATCAATAAGCATACTGTACAGTTATGTTTTGCTTTTTGATATGCTCAGATGCTTGGGACATAGCAATGTGGAAGTTATTCCTCATCATCTTTTTGAGAATATTCCACTTCTCAGATATCTTGTTTATACTCCTAC ATACCATAATATACACCACATGGACATGAGAACAAATTTCTGCCTCTTCATGCCAGTTTATGATATATTGGGAAAGACAATAAACACTCGTTATTGGGATCTCCACAAAGAAATAAGCTCAAGGAAAA AAACAAGTGCACCAGGGTTTGTTTTTCTTGGCCACGTCGTGGATATAATGGCTGCATTGcacactccatttgttttccgaTCATTCAATTCCATACCTTTTAGCAAAAAGTTCTTCCTGTTTCCTTTCTGGCCTCCTACCTTTTTAGTAATGCTTGCCATGTGGGCCAAGTCCAAGACATTTTTGGTCAGTTTTTACAATCTCAGAGGCAGACTGCACCAGACATGGGTTGTGCCAAGGTTTGGTTTCCAG tatttcttaccttttGCTGCAGACGGCATAAACAAGCAAATCGAAGAAGCCATCCTTAGAGCGGATAGACTTGGTGTCAAGGTCATTAGCCTTGCCGCACTAAACAAG AATGAAAGTCTGAATGGAGGTGGAACGCTGTTTATTAACAAGCATCCTGATCTTAAAGTTCGGGTCGCCCACGGAAACACCTTGACTGCTGCTGTGATCCTAAACGAGATTCCTCGAGATGTTAATGAGGTGTTCTTGACAGGTTCAACTTCAAAACTGGGAAGGGCCATTGCCCTCTATCTGGCTCGTCGAAGGGTCAGGGTTCTG ATGCTTACACAATCCACGGAGAGATTCCTAAAAATCCAAAAGGAAGCTCCCGAGGAACTCCAGAAGTTTCTTGTTCAAGTAACCAAGTATCAAGCAGCTAAGCAGTGCAAG ACATGGAttattggaaagtggactactcCTCGGGAACAAAGTTGGGCGCCATCAGGGACACATTTTCATCAGTTTGTGGTTCCCCCCGTCATTCCTTTCCGCAGGGATTGTACTTTCGGGAAGTTAGCAGCGATGAGACTTCCAGAAGATGTAGAGGGCCTTGGATCATGCGAG TACACAATGGAAAGAGGTGTAGTTCATGCTTGCCATGCCGGTGGGGTGGTTCATTTTCTTGAAGGTTGGAAACACCATGAGGTGGGAGCTATCGATGTTGATCAGATTGATGTTGTGTGGAAAGCTGCCTTGAGGCATGGCCTCAAGCCCATGCAG AATTTTATTGTAGATAAGTCCTGCAATTGGGGGATAAGTCAGTAG
- the LOC113739779 gene encoding ABC transporter I family member 17-like, whose product MQEVELGKAVPPAYKNKDAAIHLSTLPSSSTSYTPMGSYSGLDEAEQRLLVVDVNENEHGSGNESSDAKIQIRELSKVSDKSVPILNKVNVDIPRGVIMGVIGPSGSGKSTFLRALNRLWEPPSKTVFLDGQDIGDLDVLALRRRVGMLFQLPALFEGTVADNIRYGPQLKGKKLTDNEVYKLLTLADLDSTFFGKSGGELSVGQAQRVALARTLANEPEVLLLDEPTSALDPISTQNIEDVLVKLKKEKGMTIVMVSHSIKQIQRIADVVCLLVGGEIVEILKPDKLSEAKHPMALRFLELSN is encoded by the exons ATGCAAGAAGTGGAACTAGGGAAGGCAGTTCCACCTGCCTATAAAAACAAAGATGCAGCAATTCACCTCTCAACCTtaccttcttcttcaacttcctaCACTCCCATGGGGTCTTACTCAG GGCTAGACGAGGCTGAGCAACGCTTGCTAGTGGTGGATGTGAATGAGAATGAACATGGAAGCGGGAATGAATCATCGGATGCTAAAATTCAGATAAGGGAGCTGTCAAAAGTTTCAGACAAGAGTGTTCCAATCCTGAACAAAGTCAACGTCGATATTCCTAGGGGCGTGATCATGGGAGTCATAGGGCCTAGTGGTAGTGGAAAGTCTACATTTTTAAGGGCTCTCAACAGATTATGGGAGCCTCCATCCAAGACTGTTTTTTTGGATGGTCAAGACATTGGTGACCTCGATGTACTTGCTCTTCGTAGAAGAGTTGGCATGCTTTTCCAGCTTCCTGCTCTGTTTGAAG GCACGGTGGCTGACAATATAAGATATGGGCCGCAGCTAAAGGGGAAGAAGCTGACTGACAACGAGGTTTATAAGTTGCTTACTCTTGCAGACCTGGATTCTACTTTCTTCGGTAAATCTGGTGGAGAGTTATCTGTTGGTCAAGCTCAAAGAGTCGCTCTTGCTCGTACCTTAGCTAATGAGCCAGAG GTTTTACTACTTGATGAGCCGACTAGTGCCTTGGATCCAATTTCAACACAGAACATAGAAGATGTTCTTGTAAAATTGAAGAAGGAAAAGGGGATGACTATAGTTATGGTCTCTCACAGTATCAAACAAATCCAGAGGATTGCTGATGTAGTTTGCCTTCTTGTCGGTGGTGAGATTGTTGAAATCTTAAAACCTGATAAACTATCTGAAGCTAAGCATCCTATGGCATTAAGGTTTCTTGAATTGAGCAATTAG